The Chamaesiphon minutus PCC 6605 DNA window AAACTCGATCGCAAAATCTCGGTCGCTCACGCCATCCAAACTATTGCTATAAATGTCGTCGAAACCGAGTAACTGCGCTGAATAAGCCCGATCGATCGGGAATGTCGTCCCCGCCAGCGCGCCGCAGCCTAATGGCGAGATATTCGTCCGCTTATAGACATCTCCCAGCCGTTCCCAGTCCCGCTGCGCCATTTGAAAATAGGCGAGCAGGTGATGTGCCAAACTCAGCGGTTGCGCGCGTTGGAGGTGTGTATAACCAGGAATCAGCGTCTCGACATGGGTTTGCGCTAGCGTCAGTAGTACCTGTTGAAAGTCTCGCAACTGCGAGCGGATCTGCTGAATGCGATCGCGCAAGTATAGCCTCGTATCGGTACCGACTTGATCGTTACGCGATCGAGCTGTATGTAGTTTCTTACCGACATCGCCGACGATCTCCGTCAGCCGCCGCTCCACAGCAAAGTGGACATCTTCAGCATCGATACCGGGATGAAAATTACCCGCTCGATATTCGTCGCGGATCTGTTCTAAGCCAGCAACTAACTTCTCCCCCTCAGTCGAGCTGATAATACCCGTCTGCGCCAGCATCCGAGCGTGAGCGCAAGAACCAGTCAGATCGTATTCGATCAATTCCAGATCGAAGCCAATGCTAGCGTTAAATTTTGCGATCGCTGGATGTAGTGTACCTTCAAAGCGATCGCTCCAAGTCTGTGGTCGATCCATACAAGAACAGGGGCAAAAGCTCCTGAATTAAGGGTTGGGGAATATTCGCAATAGCCAAACTTCAGCCATGTGCAATCGGATGGCTAGCATGTGGCCTAAAGTTGCTACTCAGTATTCCACGCTATCATGTGAATGTCATGTCCATCAAAAACTTTACTCAAACATCGATTATGTCTATTCAAAAAACCAAGGTTAAAGCTACCAGTGTGCTGACAATTTTTTGCCTGAGTGCCGCTCTAGCTATTACTAGTTGCGGCCAAAAAGCAACTGAAACTAGCACTACTCAATAGTCCGGACACCTTTTGAAAAGAAAAATGATCGATCGATCCAAAAAAAGCAATTCATCGCTTAAAGTACAAGTAGAACCCAAGTACCAGATGAATTGCCCTATGGATATTGTACAGAACCTACTTGCCAAAGTGGGTAATTTAGCAAACCGCAACGCCAGTTCTTAGCCAGTATATTTGTGACGTTGTTTGTGGTATGCGGCAAGGCAAACTTTACTAATCTCAGTCGTTATGGGCAGTATAGCGAACGAACATACCGTCGTCAGTACAAAAAAACATTCGATTTCATTCCCTTCCACGCGCAGACAATTGCAGCAGCAATTGAACCAAATCGAGAGCAGATCGCAGCGATTGATTGCTCATTTATCAGCAAGAGTGGAAAACAGACATGGGGAGTAGATAATTTCTATAACGGTAGTATCAGCAAGTCTCAAAAAGGGTTAGAAATTTCGGTGATTGCAGTGGTGGATGTATTAGCCCATCAAGGTTACACTCTCTCAGTACAACAAACTGCAAAAACCGAGCGTCAACCCATCCCCGACGCGAAACCAACGGCGAAGAAGAAGCGTAAATCGAAGTCGAAATCGAAGTCGAAATCGAAGTCGAAATCTAAATCTAAATCGAAAGCGAAAACAGAACCAGTGATTTCTGAGCGAGTCAAAGGCTATCTGAAACAACTGAAAATAGCTCGCTCCCATTTGCCTGCGGTAGTAAAATATTTAACCGCAGACAGCTTTTACAGTAAGAAATCTGTTGTTGATGGGGTGATTGAGCTAGACCTTCATTTGATTAGCAAATTGCGGATTGATGCGGATCTACGATACTGCTACACTGGCAAGCAAAAGCCCAAAGGTGCGCCGCGTAAGTATGATGGCAAGGTGAATTTGAGTGATTTGTCCCGACTGGAATTCGGTGGTGAGTTAGCTAATGGCACTAAATTGTATAGCCAAGTGGTTTGGCATGTTTCACTTAAACGTAAAATTCGCATCGTTTACTTGGTTGACCAACGTCATCCCGAGAAGCAGCGAGTAGCTTTGCTCTTTTCTACCGACACGATGATTAATCCCATCAGTCTGTACGAGTACTACAAATCTCGGTTTCAAATCGAATTCATCTTTCGTGATGCCAAACAATTTACTGGGCTTTGCGACTGTCAATCCCGCCACCAACAATCCCTGGATTTTCATTTCAATGCATCCTTGGCAGCTCTCAATATTGCCAAGCTTGAACAGCAAAAAACTCAGTCGGATACTGGGGAAGATTCACAGCCGCAATCTTTTTCAATGGCAACTTACAAGCGGCTAGCTCTCAATGGACATCTACTTGAGCGGTTTATTTCCATGTTAGAACTTGACCCGACTTTGATTAAATCCCATCCTAACTACGATAGTCTTCTCCACTATGGCTCTCTAGCTCCATAAATCTGTCCGGACTATTGCTACTACCACCACTACCGAAGCAACCACCCCAGCGACTGGTGCCACCACCGCTCCGACTACTAGTACTAGCACTACTACTACCACTCCGGATGCTGGTGCAGGCGCAGCACTAACCGCAGCCGAAAAAACCCAGTTGACTCCGGCCAAAACTGCCTTGGTCATGGCAAATACGGCCATCAAAGGTGGTGATGTGGCCAAAGCTAAAACTCAGTTTACCAAATTCACTAGTCTCTGGCCGACGGTAGAACCGATCGTTAAAGCCAAAGCTGGTGCCAACTACGAACCGATTGCTAACGGTATCGAAACAGTTAAAACTGCCATGAGTGCGGCAACTCCCGACAAAACCAAAGCCGGAGAAGGTCTCACTAAAGCGATTACTGCCATGAACGCTTTACTCGCCAAAAAATAGACCGCATTTAATCCAGATCGATAGTTAAATTTCAGTAGTTCCAACTTTGCTCGCTCACACTCCCTGCAAAGGGTAGCCACTGAACGTAACTAACATCTACATCAAAACTTCCGAACGTTGCTTTTGAGATCCCAATTTAGTCAGAGATGTTATAGTAGTAGCAACCTCTAGGTTGACAAAGGATATATAATGGCTGCGACAAATGGATCTAAACATCAGACGATCGTTCGTCCGTTGCAATATCGAGATATTGACGCGATTGCTAGCTTATGTCAACAAGCAACTATCCCCGACCCAGCAGTAAAGGCTCAGATCGAGCAACTGCTCAAACAAATGAATCGGTGGTACGCACCGTTTCAATTTCTCAATACAATTCCGACCCCCAACTTTACCGATCGCGCTTTACTAGTTGCCGAACACGAGCAACAACTGCGTGGTGTAATTAGCGTCTCTCCTTTCAATCGGACGCGCAGTACTTGGCATGTCGAATGGGTATCGCTGGTAAATGGCTCTGCACGATCGCCAGAAGATCTGCAAGCTGGTAACCCAGTAGAAATTACAGGCAAAAATGATATCGGTTCTCAATTACTTCGCTATTGCTTCGAGCACATCGTCGATGCCAGCACTTGGGTATTAGAAGTAGATGTCAACGATAATTCGGCCTTAGCTTTGTATCGCCAAAATGGATTCCAACCACTGGCGCACCTGACTTACTGGGAAATTGCGCCCGAACTCCTCAAAGAACTAGCACAACGCGAACCGGATCTGCCCAACCTGCTCCCCGTTCGCAACACCGACGCGCAACTGATCTATCAATTAGATACAGTGTCGATGCCACCATTGCTGCGGCAAGTATTCGATCGTCAAATCCACGACTTTAAGAATAACCTCGTCCAAACGATGGTGGGTAAAGTCAAAGAATGGTTTCAACAGAAACAATCCTTCAGCAACTATGTCTTTGAAACCCAACGCAAAGCCGCGATCGGGTATTATCGATTGTCATTAAACTCCGATCGTCAACTCTCAACCACCGAAAATCGTCAACCGCATCAAGCCGAATTAACCGTTCATCCCGCTTATACTTGGCTCTATCCAGAATTAATGGCTCAATTGGCCAGATCTTGCCAATACCTACCATCTCAGCCGCTGCAATTAGTCTCGGCTGACTATCAACCCGAACGCGAAGAATACTTTCAACAAATCGGTGCGGTACGAGTCAAGCATAGCCTATTGATGTCGCGTTCCGTGTGGCACAAGCTCCGCGAAGCCAAACATCTGTCTTTGGAAAATCTCCAAATTGCCGAGATGCTCCAAAGTCTCCAACCCTCGCGTCAGCCACTCCCCAACCGGATTGAGAAAAACGATGCTGAAGATCTGTCATAGCTGGCCAGATAAGACAGTTTGATGATACTAGTACTCAGTTTCAACCAGGGTATCCACAAGCGATGCGCGATCGTCGGGTTTCCCGACGGATTAGCGCATCAAGACAGGGGCACCCCTACACAATCGATCTGTAGGGGTGCCCCTTGTGGATACCCTTAGATCTATAATAAGCACTAGTTTTTAGGTACAGATCCAAGATGCGAGGTAAGCCAAGTGCGGTGGCCAGATTCGATCGAGTCACGAAGTGGGCACCTGGAAGCTGATACAATAAGGGATAATCGATCGAATAGCTAACCTTAAGAGCAAACTTATGATAGTTGCACTACTGTACTTAATTTTGAGTGGGACTTACCTATTAGTACTCCCAGGCGCATTGTATCTTTACCTTCAGAATAGATGGTACGTAGCCAGCTCGATCGAGCGACTATTAATGTACTTCTTAGTATTTTTCTTGTTTCCAGGCATGATTTTACTCTCGCCCTTTCTCAATCTTCGTCCCAAACGCCGAGAAATTGAGGCTTAAACTTTAGCTGATGCGTAGAATTGATGTCTTTGTCATTGGAATTGTAGTATTCGCGATCGGTGGTGCTGGCTATCTAGGTCTAAAACTTGCTGGATTAGACAGCATCGATGCGGGAATTTGGAGTCAATTAGTGCTCGTCGGCATTATTTTGGCATGGTTGGGTAGCTATGTATTCCGAGTAGCCACCAAAAATATGACCTACGCTCAGCAGCTCAAAGACTACGAAGAAGCTGTACTCCAAAAACGCCTAGAAGAACTCACCCCCGAAGAATTAGCCAAGCTCCAAGCCGAAATCGAGCAAGAACGGCGTGGTTAGGCTTTAGGCTTTAGGTTTTAGGCTTTAGGCTTTAGGTAGAAGGTAGAGGGTAGAGGCTGGATCGGTTTGGAACTGCGTTCCAATTTTACCCCCATTACCCATTCCCCATCTATCCATCCACCCATCCACTCATCCACCCATACCACCCAAATTTAATGCTCTCCGTTTCTAGTTGTTTTCAGTCTTTACGCGATCGCGGCCAGTGTGCTCTTATTCCGTTTATTACTGCTGGCGATCCAGACTTAACAACTACGGCTGAAGCTCTCAAAACTCTAGATGGTGCTGGTGCAGATCTCATCGAATTAGGGGTTCCTTATTCCGATCCCTTAGCCGATGGCCCGATCATTCAGGCGGCAGCTACTCGTGCGTTGGCGCACGGCGTCAAGCTCAATGATGTTATCCACATGGTGGCACAGGTGAGTCCGCAGATTAAAGCACCGATTATTCTGTTTACTTATTACAATCCCATCCTCAACCTGGGAATTCGCGAGTTTCTGAGCCAGATTGCTGCTGCTGGGGTCAAAGGTTTGGTGGTGCCAGATTTACCATTAGAAGAAGCCGAAGAACTATTGGTACCTGCGGCAGAAATCGGCATCGAAGTTATTTTGCTCGTCGCGCCAACTAGCTCTCAGGAGCGGATCGTAGCGATCGCGGCTAAGTCGCAAGGTTTTATTTATTTAGTCAGCGTCACTGGGGTAACTGGAGTGCGATCGGGATTGGAAGATCGGGTGGGAGATATTCTTGCCAATCTTCGCAGCGTTACCGATAAACCGATCGCGATTGGCTTTGGTATTTCGGCACCAGAACACGCTCAGCAAGTCCGAAAATGGGGCGCAGACGGGGTAATTGTCGGAAGTGCCATGGTAAAACGTTTAGCCGAAGGAACCCCCGTAGAAGGGCTAAAATCGATCGAGCAATTCTGTCAAAGTCTCAAAGCAGCAATTGGTTGAGAATTGAGAATTGATAACTGTTGCGTGTGCTTTAGATGTTCCCCTTATTGTCTTGGCGGAAAACTAACCCACACTGCGTCATCGCTATCTAATCCCCATTACCCTCTACTTGTACTTATATTACGGTTCGATCGAACCAAGCGGTCTCGCTTTGATAAAGTTCGGTAAAATAAAGAGTCAGCAGATGTAGGTAGGCAAATATGCTCGAACTAAGTAGTATCGCCGAATTTTCTCGGTGTCATTGTATTGGAATTTGTGCGTTTTTAGTTCCGACTAATTTAGGTTTGGCGATTGCCACACTGCTATTTACAGGATTAAATCGACCGCCACGAACAATCTATACAACGATCGGTTTGGGAATACTACCAGCGATAGTTTTATTATTACACGTTTTGACGTGGTGGTCGATCGGTGTGGTCATGTTGCCGACATTTATTTTGCCAATGCTGGCTACTACCTGCTTGGCGATCTATGCTTATGCGCTGTTCAAACCAGCACACATGCGAAACTTGTTGCTGACGATCTCCAAAATTTCGATCGCTAAATATCAGCAGTTGCTAGCTAATTAACTATCTTTACAGCCAATGTTTAGTTGGTAAACATTGGCTTTGCTATTTCAAATTAGTGGTTATATGTAGCTAAACTTTGATGAATAGATAACATTTATCATCCCAAATCGACCTAATAATCGATTCAAGATCGAGATTGAGCTGTTGAGAATAAATAGCATTAATTTAATATTTAAAGCGAATATTATCGCTCGCGTATCGATCGGGGTAACATAGTTATTTCAGATTATGGAGATTAAATTCAACCGAAGTAAAAATTGCTAAAATAAAAGCGAAGAGCTATTGTCTCTCGTTAATATTTGCAGCAATCAAAGCCCAAAAATTATGATTAAACGTCGTTCATTTCTTGGCTACTTTAGTATCGGTTGGCTGACTGCTTGTTTTCCTGTGGTATTGGCAGCTTGCGCGCCCAAGCAAGCCACGACAGAAGCCACAAGCTCTACCCCAGATTCAGCTTCAGATGATAAAACGACTTCCAAACCAGCAGCAAAGAAGACCGCAGATGGATTTACAGTAGTCGGTACTGTCGCCCAACTCGAACAGGCTGGATATATTCAAACCAAACAAGTCGCGGTGACCAAAGATCCGGCCAATCCCAAGCAGTTACTGGCTGTCAATCCTAAATGTACCCATCAAGGTTGTGATGTCAAATGGATGGCTGGGGCGAAAAAATACGATTGCCCTTGTCACTCTGCTGAATATGCGGCTGATGGTAAAGTTCTCAAAGGGCCTGCTACAAAATCTTTAGCTAAGTATCCAGCGAAGATTGTTGGCACCCAAGTGTTGGTGAAAGTTTAGTTAATTAGTTAACCCAAGTTGCTACTTATAACCGCAGCGGTTATAAACCGCCGCTCAGCTTGCGTAATGTCCGCCTGTCTTGATTCGCTTCTTTCGGCCTCCCAAGCGCGCGTTGCCGACCCATGTGTTTGGGTCGGCAACATCTGCGCAATCTCTGATGCGCTGATGTGCCTTGATGGTCGGGTCTTCTGCTGAGGGAACCTCAGAGTTCGATCGTGGAAGTGCGACAACGACGCATCGACTTGGAGATTTCTTCTTTGG harbors:
- the argH gene encoding argininosuccinate lyase; translation: MDRPQTWSDRFEGTLHPAIAKFNASIGFDLELIEYDLTGSCAHARMLAQTGIISSTEGEKLVAGLEQIRDEYRAGNFHPGIDAEDVHFAVERRLTEIVGDVGKKLHTARSRNDQVGTDTRLYLRDRIQQIRSQLRDFQQVLLTLAQTHVETLIPGYTHLQRAQPLSLAHHLLAYFQMAQRDWERLGDVYKRTNISPLGCGALAGTTFPIDRAYSAQLLGFDDIYSNSLDGVSDRDFAIEFLGAASLIMVHLSRLAEEVIIWASEEFRFVSLTDRCATGSSIMPQKKNPDVPELVRGKTGRVFGHLQAMLVMMKGLPLAYNKDLQEDKEALFDAVNTVQACLEAMTILIQEGIEFRPARLAEAVASDFANATDVADYLATKGVPFREAYNLVGKVVKTCLSQNKLLKDLSLVEWQQLHPAFAEDIYAAIDPKQVVAARNSYGGTGFDRVRQAIERAKVQIG
- a CDS encoding DUF3007 family protein, which codes for MRRIDVFVIGIVVFAIGGAGYLGLKLAGLDSIDAGIWSQLVLVGIILAWLGSYVFRVATKNMTYAQQLKDYEEAVLQKRLEELTPEELAKLQAEIEQERRG
- the ndhL gene encoding NAD(P)H-quinone oxidoreductase subunit L; the encoded protein is MANLKSKLMIVALLYLILSGTYLLVLPGALYLYLQNRWYVASSIERLLMYFLVFFLFPGMILLSPFLNLRPKRREIEA
- a CDS encoding transposase, with product MSKSGKQTWGVDNFYNGSISKSQKGLEISVIAVVDVLAHQGYTLSVQQTAKTERQPIPDAKPTAKKKRKSKSKSKSKSKSKSKSKSKAKTEPVISERVKGYLKQLKIARSHLPAVVKYLTADSFYSKKSVVDGVIELDLHLISKLRIDADLRYCYTGKQKPKGAPRKYDGKVNLSDLSRLEFGGELANGTKLYSQVVWHVSLKRKIRIVYLVDQRHPEKQRVALLFSTDTMINPISLYEYYKSRFQIEFIFRDAKQFTGLCDCQSRHQQSLDFHFNASLAALNIAKLEQQKTQSDTGEDSQPQSFSMATYKRLALNGHLLERFISMLELDPTLIKSHPNYDSLLHYGSLAP
- a CDS encoding GNAT family N-acetyltransferase, encoding MAATNGSKHQTIVRPLQYRDIDAIASLCQQATIPDPAVKAQIEQLLKQMNRWYAPFQFLNTIPTPNFTDRALLVAEHEQQLRGVISVSPFNRTRSTWHVEWVSLVNGSARSPEDLQAGNPVEITGKNDIGSQLLRYCFEHIVDASTWVLEVDVNDNSALALYRQNGFQPLAHLTYWEIAPELLKELAQREPDLPNLLPVRNTDAQLIYQLDTVSMPPLLRQVFDRQIHDFKNNLVQTMVGKVKEWFQQKQSFSNYVFETQRKAAIGYYRLSLNSDRQLSTTENRQPHQAELTVHPAYTWLYPELMAQLARSCQYLPSQPLQLVSADYQPEREEYFQQIGAVRVKHSLLMSRSVWHKLREAKHLSLENLQIAEMLQSLQPSRQPLPNRIEKNDAEDLS
- a CDS encoding ubiquinol-cytochrome c reductase iron-sulfur subunit, with product MIKRRSFLGYFSIGWLTACFPVVLAACAPKQATTEATSSTPDSASDDKTTSKPAAKKTADGFTVVGTVAQLEQAGYIQTKQVAVTKDPANPKQLLAVNPKCTHQGCDVKWMAGAKKYDCPCHSAEYAADGKVLKGPATKSLAKYPAKIVGTQVLVKV
- the trpA gene encoding tryptophan synthase subunit alpha, whose product is MLSVSSCFQSLRDRGQCALIPFITAGDPDLTTTAEALKTLDGAGADLIELGVPYSDPLADGPIIQAAATRALAHGVKLNDVIHMVAQVSPQIKAPIILFTYYNPILNLGIREFLSQIAAAGVKGLVVPDLPLEEAEELLVPAAEIGIEVILLVAPTSSQERIVAIAAKSQGFIYLVSVTGVTGVRSGLEDRVGDILANLRSVTDKPIAIGFGISAPEHAQQVRKWGADGVIVGSAMVKRLAEGTPVEGLKSIEQFCQSLKAAIG